In Nicotiana tabacum cultivar K326 chromosome 11, ASM71507v2, whole genome shotgun sequence, a single window of DNA contains:
- the LOC107801821 gene encoding uncharacterized protein LOC107801821 isoform X1, giving the protein MLSTLKLQLPSPVLNTNSDQGVAGNLDSGRRFSIRLPQRQLASLSVQSENASSSEPLVTSHLNSTFGYSSSSAVQWTLTHRHIHILNFIACAAAISATWLFFSAIPTLLAFRRAAESLEKLMDVTREELPDTMAAVRLSGMEISDLTMELSDLGQGLTQGVRSSTRAVRLAEERLRQFSSMAQSANMQGLLVPTETRTTGPALAKKARDLREGIAKGRAALQMLFTLTRYSRMIVNFFASRAKA; this is encoded by the exons ATGTTGAGTACGCTCAAGTTGCAGCTACCGTCGCCGGTGCTTAACACAAATTCCGACCAAGGAGTCGCCGGGAACTTGGATTCCGGACGGCGGTTTAGTATCCGATTGCCGCAACGACAATTGGCGTCTCTCTCCGTCCAATCGGAAAATGCTTCGTCATCTGAGCCGTTAGTTACCTCTCATCTGAATTCCACCTTTGGATATTCTTCTTCCTCGGCGGTTCAATGGACTCTAACTCATCGCCATATTCATATCCTCAATTTCATTGCCTGCGCT GCAGCAATATCTGCAACCTGGCTGtttttttctgcaattccaacCCTTCTG GCTTTTAGACGAGCTGCAGAGTCACTAGAGAAGCTAATGGATGTTACTAGAGAGGAGCTTCCTGACACTATGGCTGCAGTTCGACTCTCTGGTATGGAGATCAGTGACCTAACTATGGAGCTCAGTGACCTCGG CCAAGGATTAACACAAGGCGTTAGAAGCTCaactcgagctgtccgcttggcAGAGGAAAGATTGCGACAGTTTTCAAGCATGGCTCAATCAG CAAACATGCAGGGTCTACTAGTCCCAACGGAGACCAGGACAACAGGACCAGCTTTAGCTAAAAAGGCGAGGGACCTAAGGGAGGGAATCGCTAAAGGTCGTGCTGCTCTACAAATGCTTTTCACCCTCACCCGGTATTCCAGGATGATTGTCAACTTCTTCGCGTCCAGGGCAAAGGCATAG
- the LOC107801821 gene encoding uncharacterized protein LOC107801821 isoform X2, whose protein sequence is MLSTLKLQLPSPVLNTNSDQGVAGNLDSGRRFSIRLPQRQLASLSVQSENASSSEPLVTSHLNSTFGYSSSSAVQWTLTHRHIHILNFIACAAAISATWLFFSAIPTLLAFRRAAESLEKLMDVTREELPDTMAAVRLSGMEISDLTMELSDLGQGLTQGVRSSTRAVRLAEERLRQFSSMAQSGSTSPNGDQDNRTSFS, encoded by the exons ATGTTGAGTACGCTCAAGTTGCAGCTACCGTCGCCGGTGCTTAACACAAATTCCGACCAAGGAGTCGCCGGGAACTTGGATTCCGGACGGCGGTTTAGTATCCGATTGCCGCAACGACAATTGGCGTCTCTCTCCGTCCAATCGGAAAATGCTTCGTCATCTGAGCCGTTAGTTACCTCTCATCTGAATTCCACCTTTGGATATTCTTCTTCCTCGGCGGTTCAATGGACTCTAACTCATCGCCATATTCATATCCTCAATTTCATTGCCTGCGCT GCAGCAATATCTGCAACCTGGCTGtttttttctgcaattccaacCCTTCTG GCTTTTAGACGAGCTGCAGAGTCACTAGAGAAGCTAATGGATGTTACTAGAGAGGAGCTTCCTGACACTATGGCTGCAGTTCGACTCTCTGGTATGGAGATCAGTGACCTAACTATGGAGCTCAGTGACCTCGG CCAAGGATTAACACAAGGCGTTAGAAGCTCaactcgagctgtccgcttggcAGAGGAAAGATTGCGACAGTTTTCAAGCATGGCTCAATCAG GGTCTACTAGTCCCAACGGAGACCAGGACAACAGGACCAGCTTTAGCTAA
- the LOC107801820 gene encoding protein MIZU-KUSSEI 1-like has translation MDQDSQSTPRASSSSSSSFSSKNTPPPPPIPQLSLVEPANSTKKKNRTRVFRVFRNVFRSFPIITPVCKLPSLPGGRLPDSNSRIIPGSRITGTLFGYRKGRVSISIQENPRTLPTVVVELALQTNVLQKEMNLGMVRIALECEKRDKKEKINLLEEPLWSMYCNGKKSGYGVKREATEEDLNVMEILKPVSMGAGVLPGKSDVEGPDGEMTYMRAHFERVVKSKDAETLYMLSPDANDGPELSIFFVRI, from the exons ATGGATCAGGATTCACAATCAACACCAAGAGCTAGCTCATCATCATCTTCGtctttttcttcaaaaaacaCTCCACCTCCACCCCCAATTCCGCAATTATCCCTCGTTGAGCCAGCTAATTCTACCAAGAAAAAAAATCGAACTAGGGTTTTTCGTGTTTTTCGAAACGTTTTCCGATCGTTCCCCATTATTACACCTGTATGCAAGCTTCCTTCTCTCCCCGGCGGCCGATTACCGGACAGTAATAGCCGTATAATTCCAGGTTCAAGAATCACAGGAACGTTGTTTGGATATCGAAAAGGACGTGTTAGTATCTCTATTCAAGAAAACCCTAGAACTCTTCCTACAGTTGTTGTCGAACTTGCTTTGCAGACCAATGTTTTGCAGAAGGAAATGAATCTTGGCATG GTCAGGATTGCTTTAGAATGCGAAAAAAGAGACAAAAAGGAGAAGATAAATCTTCTTGAAGAGCCATTATGGAGCATGTATTGTAATGGCAAAAAAAGTGGCTATGGTGTGAAAAGAGAAGCTACAGAAGAAGATCTCAATGTGATGGAGATTCTCAAACCGGTTTCCATGGGCGCCGGCGTGTTGCCGGGAAAATCTGACGTGGAAGGACCGGACGGCGAGATGACGTATATGAGGGCACATTTTGAACGTGTGGTTAAATCAAAAGATGCTGAAACACTATACATGTTGAGCCCAGATGCAAATGATGGACCTGAATTGAGTATTTTCTTTGTAAGGATATGA